Proteins encoded by one window of Streptomyces sp. NBC_01477:
- a CDS encoding carbohydrate ABC transporter permease — protein sequence MVRRAEDREPVTRARVWRTVTPWLYLAVPLALLITFTYIPVANMIRDSFTDWDGVSPDRNYVGTKNYVELFTRPELFHVFFVSVYYLAASVVQILLALYFATVLSFDVRFRNLFKGILFFPYLLNGVAIGFVFLYFFQPHGTLDTVLSGFGVHGHHFWLGSGRTANISLSAVSVWRFMGLNFVLFLGAIQSIPGELYEASELDGANRWQQFRHIIAPGIKPVLSLSAILAVSGSLAAFEIPYIMTGGAAGTQTFVIQTVKLAFEFNKMGLASAAAVALLVIILLVTWLQRIVVPDERNDLV from the coding sequence GTGGTCCGCCGCGCAGAAGACCGCGAACCTGTGACCCGCGCTCGGGTCTGGCGGACCGTGACGCCGTGGCTCTACCTGGCGGTGCCGCTGGCTCTGCTGATCACGTTCACCTACATTCCGGTCGCGAACATGATCAGGGACAGCTTCACCGACTGGGACGGGGTCAGCCCGGACCGGAACTACGTCGGGACCAAGAACTACGTGGAGCTGTTCACCAGACCCGAGCTGTTCCACGTCTTCTTCGTCAGTGTCTACTACCTGGCGGCGTCGGTGGTGCAGATCCTGCTGGCGCTGTACTTCGCGACCGTGCTGAGCTTCGACGTGCGGTTCAGGAACCTCTTCAAGGGGATCCTGTTCTTCCCCTACCTGCTCAACGGGGTCGCGATCGGCTTCGTCTTCCTGTACTTCTTCCAGCCGCACGGCACCCTCGACACGGTGCTGAGCGGCTTCGGGGTGCACGGGCACCACTTCTGGCTGGGCAGCGGGCGGACGGCCAACATCTCGCTGTCCGCGGTGTCGGTATGGCGCTTCATGGGCCTGAACTTCGTGCTCTTCCTCGGCGCGATCCAGTCGATACCCGGCGAGCTGTACGAGGCCTCGGAACTGGACGGCGCCAACCGCTGGCAGCAGTTCCGGCACATCATCGCGCCGGGCATCAAACCGGTGCTGAGCCTGAGCGCGATCCTGGCGGTCTCCGGTTCGCTGGCGGCGTTCGAGATCCCGTACATCATGACCGGCGGCGCGGCCGGCACCCAGACCTTCGTGATCCAGACGGTGAAGCTGGCCTTCGAGTTCAACAAGATGGGGCTCGCCTCGGCGGCGGCCGTCGCCCTGCTGGTCATCATCCTGCTGGTGACCTGGCTGCAGCGCATCGTGGTGCCCGACGAGAGGAACGATCTCGTATGA
- a CDS encoding carbohydrate ABC transporter permease produces MTSLLVRDKAAAPPGDTVDRTARTRKVLARTAVYVSLVLAGAVVLLPLLAVFLTSLKTSGEMAQGSGALSLPHNWLNYHNYVTAFRAGKMLRAFWNTAFILVFSIAGTVLIGSMAAFAIDRFHFRLRRLVIALFLIGSLVPSVTTQVATFKIVNSFGMFDSRWAPIVLYMGTDIVSIYIFLQFIRGIPVSLDEAARLDGANTFTIYWRIILPLLKPAIATVVIIKGITVYNDFYIPFLYMPSENLGTISTSLFRFKGPFGAHWEDISAGAILVIVPTLVIFLFLQRFIYNGFTRGATK; encoded by the coding sequence ATGACCTCGCTGCTCGTCCGCGACAAGGCCGCGGCGCCGCCCGGCGACACGGTGGACCGCACCGCGCGCACCCGCAAGGTACTGGCCAGGACGGCGGTGTACGTGTCGCTGGTGCTGGCCGGCGCGGTGGTGCTGCTGCCGCTGCTCGCGGTGTTCCTGACCTCGCTGAAGACGTCCGGGGAGATGGCGCAGGGCAGCGGCGCGCTGTCGCTGCCGCACAACTGGCTGAACTACCACAACTATGTGACGGCCTTCCGGGCCGGGAAGATGCTGCGGGCGTTCTGGAACACCGCGTTCATCCTGGTCTTCTCGATCGCCGGGACGGTGCTGATCGGGTCGATGGCGGCGTTCGCCATCGACCGCTTCCACTTCCGCCTGCGCCGACTGGTGATCGCGCTGTTCCTGATCGGCTCGCTGGTGCCGAGCGTGACGACCCAGGTCGCGACCTTCAAGATCGTGAACAGCTTCGGGATGTTCGACAGCCGCTGGGCGCCGATCGTGCTGTACATGGGCACCGACATCGTGTCGATCTACATCTTCCTGCAGTTCATCCGGGGCATTCCGGTGTCGCTGGACGAGGCGGCCAGGCTCGACGGGGCCAACACCTTCACGATCTACTGGCGGATCATCTTGCCGCTGCTCAAGCCGGCCATCGCCACCGTGGTGATCATCAAGGGCATCACCGTCTACAACGACTTCTACATCCCCTTCCTCTACATGCCGTCGGAGAACCTGGGGACCATCTCGACGTCGCTCTTCCGTTTCAAGGGGCCGTTCGGCGCGCACTGGGAGGACATCTCGGCGGGGGCGATCCTGGTGATCGTGCCGACGCTGGTGATCTTCCTGTTCCTCCAGCGGTTCATCTACAACGGCTTCACCCGGGGGGCGACCAAGTAG
- a CDS encoding putative protein N(5)-glutamine methyltransferase produces the protein MSDSVTPLPETLPESAVVARLRAAGCVFAEDEARIILDTATTADELAAMVARRAGGLPLEHVVGWAEFCGLRIAVDPGVFVPRRRTELLVREAVALGRAAAGEDGREIVVLDLCCGSGAVGAALAAALGRTRVHAADLDPAAVACAARNLAPSGGRVHRGDLFAAVPTGLRGRIDLLAANVPYVPSSAVGLLPPEARDHEALMALDGGHDGLDVMRRVAASAAGWLAPGGSLLVEAGERQARAAAGVLAGGGLRPRVATDDDLGATVVIGTRPQR, from the coding sequence ATGTCGGACTCCGTCACACCGTTGCCCGAGACCCTGCCCGAATCCGCCGTCGTCGCCCGGCTCAGGGCCGCCGGCTGCGTCTTCGCCGAGGACGAGGCACGGATCATCCTCGACACCGCCACCACCGCCGACGAGCTGGCCGCCATGGTCGCCCGGCGGGCCGGCGGGCTGCCGCTGGAACACGTCGTCGGCTGGGCCGAGTTCTGCGGTCTGCGGATCGCCGTGGACCCCGGGGTCTTCGTGCCCCGCCGGCGTACCGAACTCCTGGTGCGCGAGGCCGTGGCCCTCGGCCGCGCCGCCGCGGGCGAGGACGGGCGCGAGATCGTCGTGCTCGACCTGTGCTGCGGCTCCGGCGCGGTGGGCGCGGCACTGGCCGCGGCCCTGGGGCGTACGCGGGTCCACGCCGCCGACCTCGACCCGGCCGCGGTCGCCTGCGCCGCCCGCAACCTCGCCCCGTCCGGCGGGCGGGTCCACCGGGGCGACCTCTTCGCGGCCGTCCCCACCGGGCTGCGCGGCCGGATCGACCTGCTGGCCGCCAATGTGCCGTACGTGCCCTCCTCGGCGGTCGGGCTGCTGCCGCCCGAGGCCCGCGACCACGAGGCGCTCATGGCCCTCGACGGGGGGCACGACGGCCTCGACGTGATGCGCAGGGTCGCGGCCAGTGCCGCGGGCTGGCTCGCGCCGGGCGGTTCGCTGCTGGTGGAGGCCGGCGAGCGGCAGGCGCGGGCCGCGGCCGGCGTCCTGGCCGGCGGCGGCCTGCGGCCGCGTGTCGCGACCGACGACGACCTCGGCGCCACCGTCGTGATCGGCACCCGGCCGCAGCGCTGA
- a CDS encoding ABC transporter substrate-binding protein, whose amino-acid sequence MKRTALAGSLLATMALLATACGGGSSSSGGESAASPTDPGKVTGDIKVLTQRTDLVQDGSMKKYAAAFNKLYPKVHVTFEGITDYEGEVKIRMNTSNYGDVLMIPAAVKTDDYPKFFASLGSADVLGKKYTFTDKATVGGKVYGIANFANADGFVYNKTVWQQAGITTWPTTPAEFLDDLRAVKARTSATPYYTNYKDGWPLTAWTQVQGAVTCDAKAADEPATDPDPWKAGSDLNVGDTLLYTIVHDRLSEQDPTTTNWENSKNLLATGKIGTMWLGSWAIVQMQDAAKKAGRDPAEIGYMPFPSQKDGKACTPVAPDYQEAVNIHSKHKAAARAWIDWFTDTSGYVQANQAVPSLRGAPLPSALKPFQDAGVRFVEMSQAQSAKVTSIDNQSEIGMTDKPDYRQHLIDVARGAAGGDLQGVFADLAKKWSAAQKTANL is encoded by the coding sequence ATGAAGCGCACAGCACTCGCCGGTTCGCTGCTCGCCACCATGGCGCTGCTGGCGACGGCCTGCGGCGGCGGCTCGTCGTCGTCCGGCGGCGAATCGGCCGCCTCACCGACCGACCCGGGCAAGGTCACCGGCGACATCAAGGTCCTCACCCAGCGCACCGACCTGGTGCAGGACGGCTCGATGAAGAAGTACGCGGCCGCGTTCAACAAGCTCTACCCGAAGGTGCACGTCACCTTCGAGGGCATCACGGACTACGAGGGCGAGGTCAAGATCCGGATGAACACGTCGAACTACGGCGACGTGCTCATGATCCCCGCGGCCGTCAAGACCGACGACTACCCGAAGTTCTTCGCCTCGCTGGGCTCCGCCGACGTCCTGGGCAAGAAGTACACCTTCACCGACAAGGCCACCGTCGGCGGCAAGGTCTACGGCATCGCGAACTTCGCCAACGCGGACGGCTTCGTCTACAACAAGACCGTCTGGCAGCAGGCCGGGATCACCACCTGGCCGACCACGCCGGCGGAATTCCTCGACGACCTCAGGGCCGTCAAGGCCAGGACGTCCGCGACGCCGTACTACACCAACTACAAGGACGGCTGGCCGCTGACCGCCTGGACGCAGGTCCAGGGCGCGGTCACCTGCGACGCGAAGGCGGCCGACGAGCCGGCCACCGACCCCGACCCGTGGAAGGCCGGCAGCGACCTGAACGTCGGCGACACGCTGCTCTACACCATCGTGCACGACAGGCTCTCCGAGCAGGACCCGACCACCACCAACTGGGAGAACAGCAAGAACCTGCTGGCCACCGGCAAGATCGGCACCATGTGGCTGGGCTCGTGGGCCATCGTGCAGATGCAGGACGCGGCCAAGAAGGCGGGCCGGGACCCGGCCGAGATCGGCTACATGCCCTTCCCCTCGCAGAAGGACGGGAAGGCCTGCACCCCGGTGGCGCCCGACTACCAGGAGGCGGTGAACATCCACTCCAAGCACAAGGCCGCCGCCCGCGCCTGGATCGACTGGTTCACCGACACGTCCGGCTACGTGCAGGCCAACCAGGCCGTCCCCTCGCTCAGGGGAGCGCCGCTGCCGTCCGCGCTCAAGCCGTTCCAGGACGCCGGGGTGCGGTTCGTGGAGATGTCGCAGGCGCAGAGCGCCAAGGTCACCAGCATCGACAACCAGTCCGAGATCGGCATGACCGACAAGCCGGACTACCGCCAGCACCTGATCGACGTGGCCCGCGGAGCGGCCGGCGGTGATCTCCAGGGCGTCTTCGCCGACCTCGCCAAGAAGTGGTCCGCCGCGCAGAAGACCGCGAACCTGTGA